Proteins encoded in a region of the Vicia villosa cultivar HV-30 ecotype Madison, WI linkage group LG5, Vvil1.0, whole genome shotgun sequence genome:
- the LOC131606190 gene encoding dirigent protein 22-like has translation MSSQHFLTFFFFLLLSCNTITSSTSSSQNDDTFDFVRPIDRKLLGLNKMEKLSHLKFYWHDIMTGKNPTSFAVVPSPLKLNSTFSFGLVTMMDDPLTLGPELSSKLVGKCQGLYASTSQDSFSFLMAMNLALFEGEYNGSSITIMGRNPVFDKVREMPVVGGSGLFRFARGYAQLTTYSYDPKNAIAVVEYNVYVSH, from the coding sequence ATGTCATCCCAACATTTTCtcactttcttcttcttccttctcctcTCTTGCAACACCATCACttcttcaacatcatcatcacaaaatGATGACACTTTCGACTTTGTTCGTCCAATAGATCGCAAATTATTAGGCCTAAACAAAATGGAAAAGCTAAGTCATTTAAAATTCTATTGGCATGACATAATGACTGGAAAAAACCCAACTTCATTCGCAGTTGTTCCATCACCTTTGAAGTTGAACTCAACCTTTTCTTTTGGTTTAGTCACCATGATGGATGACCCTTTGACTTTAGGACCCGAATTGAGTTCCAAACTTGTTGGAAAATGTCAAGGTTTGTATGCTTCTACATCACAGGATAGTTTTTCTTTTCTCATGGCTATGAATTTGGCTTTATTTGAAGGAGAGTATAATGGAAGTAGTATTACTATCATGGGGAGGAATCCTGTTTTTGATAAGGTTAGAGAGATGCCTGTTGTTGGTGGGAGTGGACTCTTCAGATTTGCTAGAGGCTATGCTCAACTTACTACTTATTCGTATGATCCCAAAAATGCAATTGCTGTTGTTGAGTACAATGTTTATGTTTCTCACTAA